From the genome of Sander lucioperca isolate FBNREF2018 chromosome 1, SLUC_FBN_1.2, whole genome shotgun sequence, one region includes:
- the rhogd gene encoding ras homolog gene family, member Gd: MQTIKCVVVGDGAVGKTCLLISYTTNAFPEEYIPTVFDNYSAQMSVDGRTVSLNLWDTAGQEEYDRLRTLSYPQTNVFIICFSIGSPSSHANVRHKWHPEVSHHCPNVPILLVGTKRDLRGDAETVKKLKEQGLAPTTQQQGNALSKQIGAVKYMECSALLQDGVREVFAEAVKAVLYPVTKKSPKKCVLL, from the coding sequence ATGCAGACCATAAAGTGTGTGGTGGTGGGTGACGGGGCAGTCGGTAAAACCTGCCTACTCATCTCTTATACCACCAATGCCTTCCCCGAAGAGTACATTCCCACAGTGTTCGACAACTACAGCGCCCAGATGAGCGTAGACGGCCGCACTGTCAGCCTCAACTTGTGGGACACAGCAGGCCAGGAGGAGTATGACCGCCTGCGCACGCTCTCCTATCCCCAGACCAATGTTTTCATCATCTGCTTTTCTATTGGCAGCCCCTCCTCCCATGCCAATGTTAGGCACAAGTGGCACCCCGAGGTGTCTCATCACTGCCCCAACGTGCCCATCCTGCTGGTGGGCACCAAGAGGGACCTGAGGGGCGATGCAGAAACAGTGAAGAAGCTGAAGGAGCAGGGCCTGGCTCCTACTACCCAGCAACAGGGCAACGCCCTGTCCAAGCAGATTGGGGCTGTTAAATACATGGAGTGTTCTGCTCTCCTGCAGGATGGTGTCAGGGAGGTGTTTGCGGAAGCTGTGAAGGCAGTGTTGTATCCAGTCACGAAAAAGAGTCCCAAGAAGTGTGTGCTGTTGTAA